The DNA sequence GGTTTGGGCTCTCGTCTCATATGGCTTTGCTATCCTCTTGCGCCCGTTGCTGTCCGGTATACCGGTCGGCGGAACAGATCTGGGGTTCTGGTTCGCTCAGCAAGGTTCCATCATTACGTTCATTTTGATCATCTTTCACTACGCGTGGCGGTTGAACAAACTGGACAAGGAATTTGGGGTCGAGGAGTAAGCCAGAATGAGTCAATATTGGATTAACATGTTGTTCGTGGGCGCATCCTTTCTCCTATATATAGGGATTGCGGTGTGGGCCCGAGCTGGGTCGACCAAAGAGTTCTATGTAGCTGGCGGTGGCGTCCATCCTGTAACAAACGGTATGGCGACAGCGGCTGACTGGATGTCTGCGGCTTCGTTCATCTCCATGGCGGGGATCATCGCTTCCGGTGGTTATGCCACTTCGGTCTACCTGATGGGTTGGACCGGTGGCTACGTGCTGCTGGCAATGTTGCTGGCGCCCTATCTGCGCAAATTCGGCAAGTTCACCGTACCTGACTTCATCGGTGATCGCTTCTACAGCCGAGGCGCGCGCCTGGTCGCGGTTATCTGCCTGATTCTGATCTCCGTCACTTATGTAATCGGCCAGATGTCCGGTGCTGGCGTGGCCTTCTCCCGCTTCCTCGAAGTGAGCAACTCCGCCGGTATCTGGATTGCCGCTGCGATCGTGTTCGCCTATGCGGTATTCGGTGGCATGAAGGGCATTACTTATACCCAGGTGGCGCAGTACGTGGTGCTGATCATCGCGTACACCATTCCGGCCGTGTTCATTGCCATGCAACTGACTGGCAACCCGATCCCGATGTTCGGCATGTTCGGCACTCACGTCGAATCCGGTATGCCGCTGCTGGACAAGCTGGATACTGTCGTTCAGGACCTGGGCTTCGCTGCCTACACTGCTGATGTCGACAACAAGCTGAACATGTTCCTGTTCACCCTGTCGCTGATGATCGGTACCGCTGGTCTGCCGCACGTCATCATCCGCTTCTTCACCGTACCGAAAGTAGCTGATGCTCGCTGGTCGGCTGGCTGGACGCTGATCTTCATCGCCCTCTTGTACCTGACTGCTCCGGCCGTTGCGTCCATGGCTCGTCTGAACCTTGTCGATACCATCTATCCGGAAGGCCCGCAGGCTGAAGCGATTCAGTACGAAGCGCGTCCGGGCTGGATCCAGACGTGGGAACAAACCGGTCTGATCACTTGGGAAGACAAGAACAGCGATGGTCGTATCCAGATGTACAACGACACCAACGCTACCTTCGCCCCCACTGCCCAAGAGCGTGGTTGGAACGGTAACGAGCTGGTCGTCAACAACGACATCATCGTGCTGGCCAACCCGGAAATCGCCAACCTGCCGGGCTGGGTTATCGGTCTGATCGCTGCGGGTGCCATCGCGGCAGCCTTGTCGACAGCTGCGGGCTTGCTGCTGGCAATCTCTTCTGCCATCAGTCACGACTTGATCAAGACGATCATCAATCCGAAGATCAGCGAGAAGAACGAGATGATGGCGGCGCGTCTATCCATGACCGCAGCAATCATCCTGGCTACCTGGCTGGGGCTGAACCCGCCGGGCTTCGCGGCACAGGTGGTGGCGCTAGCGTTCGGTCTTGCTGCAGCGAGCCTGTTCCCAGCGCTGATGATGGGGATCTTCTCCAAGCGCGTGAACAGCAAGGGTGCCGTTGCTGGCATGCTGGTTGGTCTGGTGAGCACTAGCGTGTACATCTTCCTGTACCTGGGCTGGTTCTTCATCCCAGGCACTGCGTCCATCGCCAACACGCCTGACAACTGGATATTCGGCATCTCTCCGCAGGCCTTCGGCGCCATCGGAGCGGTACTGAACTTCGCAGTTGCTTACGCTGTGTCTATGGCCACT is a window from the Pseudomonas sp. MTM4 genome containing:
- a CDS encoding DUF4212 domain-containing protein, producing the protein MADADKENAAAYWKANVRLITWSLVVWALVSYGFAILLRPLLSGIPVGGTDLGFWFAQQGSIITFILIIFHYAWRLNKLDKEFGVEE
- a CDS encoding sodium:solute symporter family protein, whose amino-acid sequence is MSQYWINMLFVGASFLLYIGIAVWARAGSTKEFYVAGGGVHPVTNGMATAADWMSAASFISMAGIIASGGYATSVYLMGWTGGYVLLAMLLAPYLRKFGKFTVPDFIGDRFYSRGARLVAVICLILISVTYVIGQMSGAGVAFSRFLEVSNSAGIWIAAAIVFAYAVFGGMKGITYTQVAQYVVLIIAYTIPAVFIAMQLTGNPIPMFGMFGTHVESGMPLLDKLDTVVQDLGFAAYTADVDNKLNMFLFTLSLMIGTAGLPHVIIRFFTVPKVADARWSAGWTLIFIALLYLTAPAVASMARLNLVDTIYPEGPQAEAIQYEARPGWIQTWEQTGLITWEDKNSDGRIQMYNDTNATFAPTAQERGWNGNELVVNNDIIVLANPEIANLPGWVIGLIAAGAIAAALSTAAGLLLAISSAISHDLIKTIINPKISEKNEMMAARLSMTAAIILATWLGLNPPGFAAQVVALAFGLAAASLFPALMMGIFSKRVNSKGAVAGMLVGLVSTSVYIFLYLGWFFIPGTASIANTPDNWIFGISPQAFGAIGAVLNFAVAYAVSMATEAPPQEIQDLVESVRTPKGAGVALDH